The following coding sequences are from one Saprospiraceae bacterium window:
- the lon gene encoding endopeptidase La has protein sequence MKIDPIYFQGNPLGDTEMIPFVAVADDEEPTKDEVFGEIIPVMPLKNTVLFPGVIIPITVGRDKSMKAILKAHDKDRFIAVLTQLDSKTEDPGFGDLYKTGTIARIVKLLKMPDGSQTVILQGRKRFTLAEAIKEDPYLECKINLKDYVNASNKIEYDAMIKSLHEKSRNIIELSPQIPNEAQLLLRNINNDRFLLNFISSHLSIPIQEKQALLEMDKLDQKADKLITYLAAELNLLEVKDQIESKVRGDLEKQQRDYFLNQQLKTIQEELGQDPQEQEVEELLKKAEKKKWSKPVAEHFARELQKMQRMNPQVAEYSVQLNYLELMVDLPWGELTKDKYDLKKTRQILDKDHHGLEKVKERILEHLAVLKLKGDMKSPILCLVGPPGVGKTSLGKSIATALGRKFIRMSLGGLHDESEIRGHRRTYIGAMPGRILQSIKKAKTSNPVFILDEVDKIGKDFRGDPSSALLEVLDPEQNSTFHDNYLDLEYDLSKVMFIATANSLSTIQPALLDRMEIIELQGYSTEEKVEIANRHLIPQQLSEHGLKPKQVKLDETVIRKIIEEYTRESGVRSLNRQIASVMRRAARDVVMEGQKSVQIKADKLKDMLGVIRYNNDTYQHNLVPGVAIGLAWTRVGGDILYIETSISKGKGKLTLTGNLGDVMKESATSALSFIKAHAADLGIDNEFFETHDLHVHVPEGAIPKDGPSAGITMLSAIASVIKQKPIKAFMAMTGEITLRGKVLPVGGIKEKVLAAKRAGIKNIMMSQQNRDHVAEIPAEHLKGLEFIYVDSMTEVLHHALGLNMF, from the coding sequence ATGAAAATAGATCCAATATACTTTCAAGGCAATCCATTGGGTGATACCGAGATGATCCCTTTTGTCGCAGTAGCAGACGATGAAGAACCGACCAAAGATGAGGTTTTCGGCGAGATCATTCCCGTCATGCCACTGAAAAATACGGTACTCTTTCCCGGAGTGATCATACCGATCACCGTAGGCCGGGACAAGTCCATGAAAGCGATACTCAAAGCTCATGACAAAGACAGATTTATAGCCGTACTCACACAGTTAGACAGCAAAACAGAAGATCCGGGATTCGGTGACCTGTACAAGACCGGAACCATCGCCCGCATTGTCAAACTCCTGAAAATGCCGGATGGCAGTCAGACAGTCATCTTGCAGGGCCGCAAGCGATTTACCCTTGCTGAAGCCATCAAAGAAGATCCTTATCTGGAGTGCAAAATCAATCTGAAAGACTATGTCAACGCCTCCAACAAAATAGAGTACGATGCGATGATCAAGTCCCTCCACGAAAAGTCGAGGAATATCATCGAGCTCTCTCCTCAAATACCCAACGAAGCCCAGCTACTCCTGCGCAATATCAACAATGACAGATTCCTGCTGAATTTTATCAGCTCGCACCTGAGCATCCCTATTCAGGAGAAGCAAGCCCTGCTCGAAATGGATAAACTGGATCAAAAAGCAGATAAACTGATCACCTACCTCGCTGCAGAACTCAATCTGCTGGAAGTCAAAGATCAGATCGAGTCAAAAGTCAGGGGCGATCTGGAAAAGCAGCAGCGGGATTATTTTCTCAATCAGCAACTCAAGACTATTCAGGAAGAGCTGGGTCAGGACCCACAGGAACAAGAGGTCGAAGAATTGCTCAAAAAAGCGGAAAAGAAAAAATGGTCTAAACCGGTAGCAGAGCATTTCGCTCGCGAATTGCAAAAAATGCAACGCATGAACCCTCAGGTAGCGGAATACTCTGTACAGCTCAATTATCTGGAGCTCATGGTGGACCTGCCCTGGGGCGAACTGACCAAAGATAAATATGACCTGAAAAAGACCAGACAGATTCTGGACAAGGACCACCACGGCTTGGAAAAAGTCAAAGAGCGTATCCTCGAACACCTCGCAGTACTCAAGCTCAAAGGCGACATGAAGTCTCCTATCCTCTGCCTCGTCGGCCCTCCGGGTGTCGGCAAGACATCTCTGGGCAAATCCATTGCGACTGCACTGGGTAGAAAGTTCATCAGAATGTCTCTGGGAGGCCTCCACGACGAATCCGAGATCAGAGGGCATCGCAGAACCTATATCGGTGCCATGCCGGGGAGGATATTGCAATCTATCAAGAAGGCCAAAACATCCAATCCAGTATTTATCCTGGATGAAGTCGATAAGATCGGCAAGGATTTCCGAGGAGACCCTTCCTCTGCGCTCCTGGAAGTACTCGATCCGGAACAGAACTCCACCTTTCACGACAACTATCTGGATCTGGAGTATGACCTTTCCAAGGTGATGTTTATCGCTACTGCCAACTCTCTGAGCACAATACAACCGGCATTGCTGGACAGGATGGAGATCATTGAACTGCAGGGATACTCTACAGAGGAAAAGGTAGAAATCGCCAACAGGCACCTGATTCCTCAGCAGCTCAGCGAGCATGGCCTCAAACCCAAGCAAGTCAAGCTAGACGAGACCGTGATCCGAAAGATCATCGAAGAGTATACCCGCGAGTCAGGGGTCAGGTCGCTCAACAGACAGATCGCCTCAGTCATGCGAAGGGCGGCGCGAGATGTGGTGATGGAAGGCCAAAAATCTGTACAGATCAAAGCCGACAAGCTGAAAGATATGCTCGGTGTGATCCGGTACAACAACGACACTTACCAACACAACCTTGTACCCGGAGTCGCTATCGGGCTGGCCTGGACGAGAGTAGGTGGAGACATACTCTATATCGAGACCAGTATCTCCAAAGGTAAGGGCAAACTGACCCTCACCGGAAATCTGGGAGACGTGATGAAAGAATCTGCAACTTCAGCCCTCAGCTTTATCAAGGCTCATGCAGCAGATCTGGGTATAGACAATGAGTTTTTTGAGACGCACGACCTCCATGTTCACGTTCCGGAAGGCGCTATTCCAAAAGATGGACCCTCCGCCGGCATTACCATGCTGAGTGCCATAGCTTCGGTGATCAAGCAGAAGCCTATCAAGGCCTTCATGGCGATGACGGGAGAGATTACCCTGCGGGGCAAGGTTCTTCCCGTAGGAGGTATCAAAGAAAAAGTATTAGCAGCCAAGAGAGCCGGCATCAAGAATATCATGATGAGCCAGCAGAATCGAGACCATGTAGCGGAAATCCCTGCAGAGCATCTCAAGGGCCTGGAGTTCATATATGTGGACAGTATGACAGAAGTCCTGCATCATGCCTTGGGCTTGAACATGTTTTAG